From Epinephelus lanceolatus isolate andai-2023 chromosome 5, ASM4190304v1, whole genome shotgun sequence, the proteins below share one genomic window:
- the myod1 gene encoding myoblast determination protein 1 homolog — MELSDISFPIPAADDFYDDPCFNTSDMHFFEDLDPRLVHVGLLKPDDSSSSPSPSPSSSSSSSPSSLLHLHHHAEVEDDEHVRAPSGHHQAGRCLLWACKACKRKTTNADRRKAATLRERRRLSKVNDAFETLKRCTTANPNQRLPKVEILRNAISYIESLQALLRGGQDDGFYPVLEHYSGDSDASSPRSNCSDGMTDFNGPTCQSNRRGSYDSSYFSETPNGGVKSARSSVVSSLDCLSSIVERISTDNSSLLPPADAPGSPQTDPAGEAAAPGPVQVPSPTTSQDPNLIYQVL; from the exons ATGGAGCTGTCGGATATCTCTTTCCCCATCCCCGCCGCCGATGACTTTTATGACGACCCGTGCTTCAACACCAGCGACATGCACTTCTTCGAGGACCTGGACCCGCGGCTGGTCCATGTGGGCCTGCTGAAGCCGGACGACTCCTCCTCTTCGCCCTCaccctccccttcctcctcctcttcctcctccccgtCCTCCCTCCTGCACCTCCATCACCACGCCGAGGTGGAGGACGACGAGCACGTCCGCGCCCCCAGCGGGCACCACCAGGCGGGCCGCTGCCTGCTCTGGGCCTGCAAGGCCTGCAAGAGGAAGACCACCAACGCGGACCGGCGGAAGGCGGCCACGCTGCGGGAGCGCCGGCGGCTCAGCAAGGTCAACGACGCCTTCGAGACCCTGAAGCGCTGCACGACGGCCAACCCCAACCAGAGGCTGCCCAAGGTGGAGATCCTGCGCAACGCCATCAGCTACATCGAGTCTCTGCAGGCGCTGCTGCGCGGCGGGCAGGACGACGGCTTCTACCCGGTGCTGGAGCACTACAGCGGGGACTCAGACGCCTCCAGCCCCCGGTCCAACTGCTCCGACGGCATG ACGGATTTTAACGGCCcgacctgtcagtcaaacagaagAGGAAGTTATGACAGCTCTTATTTCTCCGAGACTCCAAACG GCGGCGTGAAGAGCGCCCGCAGCTCGGTGGTCTCCAGTCTGGACTGTCTGTCCAGCATCGTGGAGCGAATCTCCACCGACAACAGCAGCCTGCTCCCACCTGCTGACGCCCCCGGGTCCCCGCAGACGGACCCCGCCGGTGAGGCAGCGGCCCCCGGGCCCGTCCAGGTCCCCTCCCCGACCACCAGCCAGGACCCCAACCTGATCTATCAAGTCCTATAG
- the tnnt3a gene encoding troponin T type 3a (skeletal, fast) isoform X4: MSDEEVDQVEAVEEEVVQEVEVAPEAAPEPEPEPEPEAQPEPEPEPEPEPEPEPEPVVEPEPEPEPEPQPEPEPEEEKPKFKPSAPKIPDGEKVDFDDIQKKRQNKDLIELQGLIDAHFECRKKEEEELIALKERIEKRRAERAEQQRVRAEKEKERQARREEERRCREESEAKKKAEEEAKKKSALSSMGSNYSSHLQRADQKRGGKKETEREKKKKILAARRKALNIDHLNEDKLRDKINELHEWMTQLESEKFDHMERLKRQKYEVLTYRNRIDELQKHSKKGAAARRRK, encoded by the exons CTGTAGAAGAGGAGGTAGTACAGGAAGTAGAGGTGGCCCCTGAGGCGGCCCCtgagccagagccagagccagagccagaggcacagccagagccagagccagaacCAGAGCCAGAACCAGAACCAGAGCCAGAACCAGTGGTAGAACCAGAACCAGAACCAGAACCAGAACCGCAGCCTGAGCCTGAGCCTGAAG AGGAGAAGCCCAAATTCAA GCCCAGCGCTCCAAAGATTCCCGATGGTGAGAAAGTGGACTTTGAT GACATCCAGAAGAAACGTCAGAACAAGGATCTGATTGAGCTGCAGGGCCTCATCGATGCTCACTTTGAGTgcaggaagaaggaggaagaggagctgaTCGCCCTCAAGGAGAGGATT GAGAAGCGTCGCGCTGAGAGGGCCGAGCAACAGAGGGTCCGCGctgagaaggagaaggagcGCCAGGCCAGACGTGAG GAGGAGAGGCGGTGCAGGGAGGAGAGCGAGGCCAAGAAGAAGGCAGaagaggaggcaaagaagaagTCCGCTCTGTCCAGCATGGGCTCCAACTACAGCAGCCACCTGCAGAGA GCTGACCAGAAGAGAGGAGGCAAgaaagagactgagagagagaagaagaagaagatcctGGCCGCCAGACGCAAGGCACTCAACATCGACCATCTGAATGAGGACAAGCTGAG GGATAAGATCAATGAGCTGCATGAATGGATGAcccagctggagtctgagaagtTCGACCACATGGAGAGACTGAAGAGGCAGAAGTATGAG GTGCTCACGTACAGGAACCGCATTGATGAGTTACAGAAGCA CAGCAAGAAGGGAGCCGCCGCTCGCCGCAGAAAGTAA
- the tnnt3a gene encoding troponin T type 3a (skeletal, fast) isoform X2, producing the protein MSDEEVDQVEAVEEEVVQEVEVAPEAAPEPEPEPEPEAQPEPEPEPEPEPEPEPEPVVEPEPEPEPEPQPEPEPEEAVEEEEEKPKFKPSAPKIPDGEKVDFDDIQKKRQNKDLIELQGLIDAHFECRKKEEEELIALKERIEKRRAERAEQQRVRAEKEKERQARREEERRCREESEAKKKAEEEAKKKSALSSMGSNYSSHLQRADQKRGGKKETEREKKKKILAARRKALNIDHLNEDKLRDKINELHEWMTQLESEKFDHMERLKRQKYEVLTYRNRIDELQKHSKKGAAARRRK; encoded by the exons CTGTAGAAGAGGAGGTAGTACAGGAAGTAGAGGTGGCCCCTGAGGCGGCCCCtgagccagagccagagccagagccagaggcacagccagagccagagccagaacCAGAGCCAGAACCAGAACCAGAGCCAGAACCAGTGGTAGAACCAGAACCAGAACCAGAACCAGAACCGCAGCCTGAGCCTGAGCCTGAAG AGGCCGTTGAAGAGGAAG AGGAGAAGCCCAAATTCAA GCCCAGCGCTCCAAAGATTCCCGATGGTGAGAAAGTGGACTTTGAT GACATCCAGAAGAAACGTCAGAACAAGGATCTGATTGAGCTGCAGGGCCTCATCGATGCTCACTTTGAGTgcaggaagaaggaggaagaggagctgaTCGCCCTCAAGGAGAGGATT GAGAAGCGTCGCGCTGAGAGGGCCGAGCAACAGAGGGTCCGCGctgagaaggagaaggagcGCCAGGCCAGACGTGAG GAGGAGAGGCGGTGCAGGGAGGAGAGCGAGGCCAAGAAGAAGGCAGaagaggaggcaaagaagaagTCCGCTCTGTCCAGCATGGGCTCCAACTACAGCAGCCACCTGCAGAGA GCTGACCAGAAGAGAGGAGGCAAgaaagagactgagagagagaagaagaagaagatcctGGCCGCCAGACGCAAGGCACTCAACATCGACCATCTGAATGAGGACAAGCTGAG GGATAAGATCAATGAGCTGCATGAATGGATGAcccagctggagtctgagaagtTCGACCACATGGAGAGACTGAAGAGGCAGAAGTATGAG GTGCTCACGTACAGGAACCGCATTGATGAGTTACAGAAGCA CAGCAAGAAGGGAGCCGCCGCTCGCCGCAGAAAGTAA
- the tnnt3a gene encoding troponin T type 3a (skeletal, fast) isoform X3, which yields MSDEEVDQVEAVEEEVVQEVEVAPEAAPEPEPEPEPEAQPEPEPEPEPEPEPEPEPVVEPEPEPEPEPQPEPEPEEEKPKFKPSAPKIPDGEKVDFDDIQKKRQNKDLIELQGLIDAHFECRKKEEEELIALKERIEKRRAERAEQQRVRAEKEKERQARREEERRCREESEAKKKAEEEAKKKSALSSMGSNYSSHLQRADQKRGGKKETEREKKKKILAARRKALNIDHLNEDKLRDKINELHEWMTQLESEKFDHMERLKRQKYEVTTLRKRVEELSKFSKKGAAARRRK from the exons CTGTAGAAGAGGAGGTAGTACAGGAAGTAGAGGTGGCCCCTGAGGCGGCCCCtgagccagagccagagccagagccagaggcacagccagagccagagccagaacCAGAGCCAGAACCAGAACCAGAGCCAGAACCAGTGGTAGAACCAGAACCAGAACCAGAACCAGAACCGCAGCCTGAGCCTGAGCCTGAAG AGGAGAAGCCCAAATTCAA GCCCAGCGCTCCAAAGATTCCCGATGGTGAGAAAGTGGACTTTGAT GACATCCAGAAGAAACGTCAGAACAAGGATCTGATTGAGCTGCAGGGCCTCATCGATGCTCACTTTGAGTgcaggaagaaggaggaagaggagctgaTCGCCCTCAAGGAGAGGATT GAGAAGCGTCGCGCTGAGAGGGCCGAGCAACAGAGGGTCCGCGctgagaaggagaaggagcGCCAGGCCAGACGTGAG GAGGAGAGGCGGTGCAGGGAGGAGAGCGAGGCCAAGAAGAAGGCAGaagaggaggcaaagaagaagTCCGCTCTGTCCAGCATGGGCTCCAACTACAGCAGCCACCTGCAGAGA GCTGACCAGAAGAGAGGAGGCAAgaaagagactgagagagagaagaagaagaagatcctGGCCGCCAGACGCAAGGCACTCAACATCGACCATCTGAATGAGGACAAGCTGAG GGATAAGATCAATGAGCTGCATGAATGGATGAcccagctggagtctgagaagtTCGACCACATGGAGAGACTGAAGAGGCAGAAGTATGAG GTTACAACCCTGCGTAAGAGAGTGGAGGAGCTCAGTAAATT CAGCAAGAAGGGAGCCGCCGCTCGCCGCAGAAAGTAA
- the tnnt3a gene encoding troponin T type 3a (skeletal, fast) isoform X6: MSDEEVDQVEEEKPKFKPSAPKIPDGEKVDFDDIQKKRQNKDLIELQGLIDAHFECRKKEEEELIALKERIEKRRAERAEQQRVRAEKEKERQARREEERRCREESEAKKKAEEEAKKKSALSSMGSNYSSHLQRADQKRGGKKETEREKKKKILAARRKALNIDHLNEDKLRDKINELHEWMTQLESEKFDHMERLKRQKYEVTTLRKRVEELSKFSKKGAAARRRK; this comes from the exons AGGAGAAGCCCAAATTCAA GCCCAGCGCTCCAAAGATTCCCGATGGTGAGAAAGTGGACTTTGAT GACATCCAGAAGAAACGTCAGAACAAGGATCTGATTGAGCTGCAGGGCCTCATCGATGCTCACTTTGAGTgcaggaagaaggaggaagaggagctgaTCGCCCTCAAGGAGAGGATT GAGAAGCGTCGCGCTGAGAGGGCCGAGCAACAGAGGGTCCGCGctgagaaggagaaggagcGCCAGGCCAGACGTGAG GAGGAGAGGCGGTGCAGGGAGGAGAGCGAGGCCAAGAAGAAGGCAGaagaggaggcaaagaagaagTCCGCTCTGTCCAGCATGGGCTCCAACTACAGCAGCCACCTGCAGAGA GCTGACCAGAAGAGAGGAGGCAAgaaagagactgagagagagaagaagaagaagatcctGGCCGCCAGACGCAAGGCACTCAACATCGACCATCTGAATGAGGACAAGCTGAG GGATAAGATCAATGAGCTGCATGAATGGATGAcccagctggagtctgagaagtTCGACCACATGGAGAGACTGAAGAGGCAGAAGTATGAG GTTACAACCCTGCGTAAGAGAGTGGAGGAGCTCAGTAAATT CAGCAAGAAGGGAGCCGCCGCTCGCCGCAGAAAGTAA
- the tnnt3a gene encoding troponin T type 3a (skeletal, fast) isoform X5: protein MGSFLNVLLLLSFSDGREEYDEEKPKFKPSAPKIPDGEKVDFDDIQKKRQNKDLIELQGLIDAHFECRKKEEEELIALKERIEKRRAERAEQQRVRAEKEKERQARREEERRCREESEAKKKAEEEAKKKSALSSMGSNYSSHLQRADQKRGGKKETEREKKKKILAARRKALNIDHLNEDKLRDKINELHEWMTQLESEKFDHMERLKRQKYEVTTLRKRVEELSKFSKKGAAARRRK, encoded by the exons AGGAGAAGCCCAAATTCAA GCCCAGCGCTCCAAAGATTCCCGATGGTGAGAAAGTGGACTTTGAT GACATCCAGAAGAAACGTCAGAACAAGGATCTGATTGAGCTGCAGGGCCTCATCGATGCTCACTTTGAGTgcaggaagaaggaggaagaggagctgaTCGCCCTCAAGGAGAGGATT GAGAAGCGTCGCGCTGAGAGGGCCGAGCAACAGAGGGTCCGCGctgagaaggagaaggagcGCCAGGCCAGACGTGAG GAGGAGAGGCGGTGCAGGGAGGAGAGCGAGGCCAAGAAGAAGGCAGaagaggaggcaaagaagaagTCCGCTCTGTCCAGCATGGGCTCCAACTACAGCAGCCACCTGCAGAGA GCTGACCAGAAGAGAGGAGGCAAgaaagagactgagagagagaagaagaagaagatcctGGCCGCCAGACGCAAGGCACTCAACATCGACCATCTGAATGAGGACAAGCTGAG GGATAAGATCAATGAGCTGCATGAATGGATGAcccagctggagtctgagaagtTCGACCACATGGAGAGACTGAAGAGGCAGAAGTATGAG GTTACAACCCTGCGTAAGAGAGTGGAGGAGCTCAGTAAATT CAGCAAGAAGGGAGCCGCCGCTCGCCGCAGAAAGTAA
- the tnnt3a gene encoding troponin T type 3a (skeletal, fast) isoform X1 produces MSDEEVDQVEAVEEEVVQEVEVAPEAAPEPEPEPEPEAQPEPEPEPEPEPEPEPEPVVEPEPEPEPEPQPEPEPEEAVEEEEEKPKFKPSAPKIPDGEKVDFDDIQKKRQNKDLIELQGLIDAHFECRKKEEEELIALKERIEKRRAERAEQQRVRAEKEKERQARREEERRCREESEAKKKAEEEAKKKSALSSMGSNYSSHLQRADQKRGGKKETEREKKKKILAARRKALNIDHLNEDKLRDKINELHEWMTQLESEKFDHMERLKRQKYEVTTLRKRVEELSKFSKKGAAARRRK; encoded by the exons CTGTAGAAGAGGAGGTAGTACAGGAAGTAGAGGTGGCCCCTGAGGCGGCCCCtgagccagagccagagccagagccagaggcacagccagagccagagccagaacCAGAGCCAGAACCAGAACCAGAGCCAGAACCAGTGGTAGAACCAGAACCAGAACCAGAACCAGAACCGCAGCCTGAGCCTGAGCCTGAAG AGGCCGTTGAAGAGGAAG AGGAGAAGCCCAAATTCAA GCCCAGCGCTCCAAAGATTCCCGATGGTGAGAAAGTGGACTTTGAT GACATCCAGAAGAAACGTCAGAACAAGGATCTGATTGAGCTGCAGGGCCTCATCGATGCTCACTTTGAGTgcaggaagaaggaggaagaggagctgaTCGCCCTCAAGGAGAGGATT GAGAAGCGTCGCGCTGAGAGGGCCGAGCAACAGAGGGTCCGCGctgagaaggagaaggagcGCCAGGCCAGACGTGAG GAGGAGAGGCGGTGCAGGGAGGAGAGCGAGGCCAAGAAGAAGGCAGaagaggaggcaaagaagaagTCCGCTCTGTCCAGCATGGGCTCCAACTACAGCAGCCACCTGCAGAGA GCTGACCAGAAGAGAGGAGGCAAgaaagagactgagagagagaagaagaagaagatcctGGCCGCCAGACGCAAGGCACTCAACATCGACCATCTGAATGAGGACAAGCTGAG GGATAAGATCAATGAGCTGCATGAATGGATGAcccagctggagtctgagaagtTCGACCACATGGAGAGACTGAAGAGGCAGAAGTATGAG GTTACAACCCTGCGTAAGAGAGTGGAGGAGCTCAGTAAATT CAGCAAGAAGGGAGCCGCCGCTCGCCGCAGAAAGTAA